The following proteins are co-located in the Tachysurus vachellii isolate PV-2020 chromosome 19, HZAU_Pvac_v1, whole genome shotgun sequence genome:
- the her9 gene encoding hairy-related 9 isoform X1 yields the protein MPADSMEKQTASPIAGAPANGTHTPDKPKNASEHRKSSKPIMEKRRRARINESLGQLKTLILDALKKDSSRHSKLEKADILEMTVKHLRNLQRVQITAAMSTDTAVLSKYRAGFSECMNEVTRFLSTCEGVNTEVRSRLLNHLSGCLGQMMALNYPPAAPAQHPHLTQPLNVQLPSSAVSSKLSPSEAVPSKVFGGFQLVPATDGQFAFLIPNPAFASATTPVIPLYANAGVPVAVSASPVHASSAPPAVSPVQGMTSFVGVSQAVSPVAVSASPESNEPVWRPW from the exons ATGCCAGCTGATTCTATGGAGAAACAGACCGCGTCTCCGATTGCTGGTGCTCCTGCAAACGGAACACACACCCCGGACAAACCAAAGAATGCCAGTGAGCACAGAAAG TCTTCAAAGCCAATCATGGAGAAACGCCGTAGAGCAAGAATCAACGAAAGCCTGGGCCAACTCAAGACCCTTATCCTCGATGCTCTTAAAAAAGAT AGTTCGAGACACTCTAAATTGGAGAAGGCTGATATTCTTGAGATGACAGTGAAGCACCTGAGGAACTTGCAGAGAGTTCAGATAACTG CAGCCATGTCAACTGACACCGCAGTCCTGAGTAAATACCGCGCAGGATTCAGCGAGTGCATGAACGAGGTGACGCGCTTTCTGTCCACGTGTGAAGGCGTCAACACTGAGGTGCGCTCGCGGCTCCTGAACCACTTGTCCGGCTGTTTGGGACAGATGATGGCCTTGAATTACCCTCCGGCTGCCCCAGCCCAGCATCCTCACCTAACGCAGCCTTTGAACGTGCAACTTCCCTCCTCCGCAGTGAGCTCCAAGCTGAGCCCATCTGAAGCGGTGCCGTCCAAGGTGTTCGGGGGATTCCAGCTGGTGCCCGCCACTGACGGACAGTTCGCCTTTCTCATCCCTAATCCTGCTTTTGCCTCCGCTACGACCCCAGTCATCCCTCTCTATGCTAACGCTGGAGTTCCGGTGGCTGTCAGCGCGAGCCCTGTGCACGCGAGCTCGGCTCCTCCAGCGGTATCCCCTGTCCAGGGCATGACTTCATTCGTCGGTGTTTCTCAAGCTGTGAGTCCGGTTGCTGTGAGCGCAAGTCCCGAGAGCAACGAGCCGGTGTGGCGGCCCTGGTAG
- the her9 gene encoding hairy-related 9 isoform X2, translating into MPADSMEKQTASPIAGAPANGTHTPDKPKNASEHRKSSKPIMEKRRRARINESLGQLKTLILDALKKDSSRHSKLEKADILEMTVKHLRNLQRVQITAMSTDTAVLSKYRAGFSECMNEVTRFLSTCEGVNTEVRSRLLNHLSGCLGQMMALNYPPAAPAQHPHLTQPLNVQLPSSAVSSKLSPSEAVPSKVFGGFQLVPATDGQFAFLIPNPAFASATTPVIPLYANAGVPVAVSASPVHASSAPPAVSPVQGMTSFVGVSQAVSPVAVSASPESNEPVWRPW; encoded by the exons ATGCCAGCTGATTCTATGGAGAAACAGACCGCGTCTCCGATTGCTGGTGCTCCTGCAAACGGAACACACACCCCGGACAAACCAAAGAATGCCAGTGAGCACAGAAAG TCTTCAAAGCCAATCATGGAGAAACGCCGTAGAGCAAGAATCAACGAAAGCCTGGGCCAACTCAAGACCCTTATCCTCGATGCTCTTAAAAAAGAT AGTTCGAGACACTCTAAATTGGAGAAGGCTGATATTCTTGAGATGACAGTGAAGCACCTGAGGAACTTGCAGAGAGTTCAGATAACTG CCATGTCAACTGACACCGCAGTCCTGAGTAAATACCGCGCAGGATTCAGCGAGTGCATGAACGAGGTGACGCGCTTTCTGTCCACGTGTGAAGGCGTCAACACTGAGGTGCGCTCGCGGCTCCTGAACCACTTGTCCGGCTGTTTGGGACAGATGATGGCCTTGAATTACCCTCCGGCTGCCCCAGCCCAGCATCCTCACCTAACGCAGCCTTTGAACGTGCAACTTCCCTCCTCCGCAGTGAGCTCCAAGCTGAGCCCATCTGAAGCGGTGCCGTCCAAGGTGTTCGGGGGATTCCAGCTGGTGCCCGCCACTGACGGACAGTTCGCCTTTCTCATCCCTAATCCTGCTTTTGCCTCCGCTACGACCCCAGTCATCCCTCTCTATGCTAACGCTGGAGTTCCGGTGGCTGTCAGCGCGAGCCCTGTGCACGCGAGCTCGGCTCCTCCAGCGGTATCCCCTGTCCAGGGCATGACTTCATTCGTCGGTGTTTCTCAAGCTGTGAGTCCGGTTGCTGTGAGCGCAAGTCCCGAGAGCAACGAGCCGGTGTGGCGGCCCTGGTAG